TATTTGGTAGTTGTTGAATTAATGGATTTTTCAACTCAGAGAGTATGCTATCATTTGTGGTATATGTTATGCTTAGGAATTAGGCTTTCCATGATGAGAAGAGAAGGTAATCTGATCATCTGCAACCTTGGCCTTCAAGATTCAAAGCTCTATCATTGACACTGAGTTCAGTGGTGTTACCGACTCGCAGCGATTGGATTGTCGTTTGATGCACTTGCAATGAAAAATTCTCGAATTCTTCCATCAGAACAGCAGATGCGAGTTTTCGCAACAACTCCAACCGAATATCGCAAGGTACTTAATACAAAGATGAACCTCACTGTGGTTGTATTCACTCTGAAACTCTGATATCCTTAAATTTATACATAGAAGAGTGACTGGAAAATCTTCATGTCAATTTGATTTTTGCAAAATTTTATGTTGGCATCTTAAATCTACTGATGTTTGCTGAAATTCACTTTTGTGCAACCCAATCACATATGGCTTACTATacttctaaaataataaatctaTACCTTATTTTTTCGAGTAATTGTTAGGGTTGATGATAGATGACATTATACCTATTCATTTGTCTTAGGTGATACTTGCTACGAATATTGCTAAGACGTCCGTAACTATTCCTGGAATTAAGTATATTATAGATCCAGGTTTGGTGAAAGCACGATCGTATGATCCAAAGCAAGGACTGGAATCTTTGACTGTTGTACCGATTTCAAAGGCGCAGGCTCTTCAAAGGAGGTATGAATGCTGAGGGACAGTATACTTTGTGTACGCTCAATATGGTATTTAATTTTCTTACACTTAATAGGGTTTATTTAACAATCACAAAATAAAGCATAAGTTAGTTTGAAATTGCTTATTAAGCTTATACTGATACCCTGTTTAGAACCCAACAATCTGTCACATCTATAACTTCCTACTTGTACAAAGAATTGcttttgttttatcatattgTCGAAAGCCTTTACATTTTTCATTACTATTTTTAGTTGGGAAACTAATCATACATTGTTGGAAAACTAATCATACAATTTTTGTTTATTATCTTACACTTTAAAGTTTAGATTAGTGATCTACCTCTATTAATGAATTCTACTTGGTCTCTATTGTGGGTAATcagttttgagtttttgattAGTGAGCAATCTTGTTCTGGAGgatgtttatatatttatatatatactagcgtGGTTCGGCAGTGCAATGTAATTATTCGATCGATTCGACCTTGCAAAAAATGTATTGGCATATATTCACTCACGGATCGTGCTAGAAAGCTTGGGTCCAACAACAGCTCCATCCCATGGGAGGCCAACAGCCGAATTGGCAGCTACCGCCACCGCCCCAACAAAGCCCTCCTCATATGCCTCAGGGATTAATTCCTCCCCCTCATAATAACCTTCCACCACCACCTCCGTCAAGTTGATCTACTATGTTGTTTGAATCCCCCTTggttctttttctttgtttcttattAATGTAgcatagtttatatatatatatatatatatatttatatatatatatatatatacttgtggCTATTAAACAATTTGAGAGAGAGACATTAGAAGATCTGTTGATATATATACTTGTGgctattaaacaaaaattactcTATTATCTCTGTCGAAACAAAGGAAGATTAGAATCCACCCATGAGTATgattatttttcttatctacaatttttagacagatgttatcttcaattatcaacaatttagagattgatttttaatttttttttatcttacacacaTTTAATTTGTGTTTCCTTAAGTTTTTGAACATTAAATTATCaagttttcttaaacactaatatattgcatccagtatttacttttaattgtcaaaattatagattatattatttaaatatacataataataatctcacttaataactaataatatttttctttaatttttaattgtatcaattttaaataaaataaaaaatacctaacataaaatttagtatacgtgcctcgcacgtagttttttactagtatataaaaatgtatgagaaaataataataagttacattttcttgtaaaaaaaaaataaaaaaataaaaaaataaaaacaaaaacaattgcAACACGACTGTTCGGTCAAACATTGGTTGATTTCTTCATCTCTTATTTATATTTGGCACACTTAATCGGTCCTCCCATATagatatcatatatataatcaaagaCTGGTTTTGGTTCTTCATTGTAGGATTTTGGCAAAGATCAAAGAGAGGAGATCAGCTGAGGGAACAGGCGGCGACTATGGAGGCGGAGTacgataataataatattaacacaaCAAATCCTAATTTGTATGCCAAAGTTATCGAACCAATCTGGTTGTTTTTATCCGGCACCTTCATCAACAGACAGCGCAAAGTCAACCAGACCTTAGAGTCAACGCCGGAGCAACAACAAAACGTTGTTCATTATAATGATCGTAATCCAGCAGATCAGGTAATTGCCATTCATGAGCTCGGAGTAATTCCCTCCTCTGTCCAATCAACTACTTATCCACCGCCGCCGCCGGAGACCGAGCCAGCCACCACATCCTCATCGTCAAGGTCTTTCTTAAGGTCTTTATCAAATTATATACCCTACTTCCGTCCTTTCTCCAACAGGTTAAAGATCTTTGATGGCGAATCGAGTGTTTCTTCCGTCGACTCCGAAATGGGCCAACCTTCaacttcttcctcttcttcttctccttgtaTTTTTTCAGATACAACAGGTATAAAGAACTTTAATTGTGATCATCACAGTTGCACAATGGCAAAAGATTTAGATGGAAATGGAAagaaggaggaagaagaagcaGCAACTAGGGCAAGTTTTATAAATCAAGAATGGCCTAAGTTTATGTTAGGCATTGCTGTTACACTTTTGATTGGTCTTATGATGTTACATTTTAGTCATCCTGAAATCTATGACTTGAAAAAAACAAAGCCTCTTATTATGTTTATAGGCATGTCTTTCGCAGCTCTATGGATTGCGATTCTTCTTGGGAGCCTCCCATTACCGTATCCTATTTTGATAATTCGGAATATTGgtcattcttttatttttggagCCTTTTATGGTATCATTGCTATTTTTCTATGGCATGATCCTAATCTTTTTATAGCTCCTGTTGTGACCTTTGTGGTTTCAGTTGCACAtgatacttttaaatttttcaaattttaactaCTCTACTCCCTAGCTAGCTAGCTAGTATCTGTCCTatataggtatatatatatatgaataatttATATGTGATGAGGAATTATATTAAAGCATTCTAGCTAGTGTTATTGTGCGTTAAATTTCCTTTCTTTCATTTTTCGTAATATATGATATTGTAAAGTGTAGGGTAAGTGAAGAAAGACAATGGCAGATACTACTCAGCTCAATTAGAACAAAGGGCAGGCATTTCATTTATAGGACAGAGAAGCATAACGGCTCCAAATCCAATGATTGCAGTAGAAAACAAAGCACTACACCACGATAACAGAAAAATGGAAAAAGAAAGATAGGAATAACTAAGGATAAACTAGCGTAACAACATAAAATTTCAGCCAATGAAATTTTGCCACCTCAACTAAAATTTCACTTATACATTTAATGAGGCATTAAGGCAAGATTACAATTACAACAAATACGGGTTTCAGGCACGACAGCAACAAGAACAACAAAAATTTCGTTCTTGATAGTAATAGTATCAGGTACGATTTATCAAAGTCGTTCcggaaaaaatttattttatcttaaaaataattaaataattatttagaatGTCTATACTCTAATCTGGCGCGAAATTTAACCGTTTGAAGAGAGAGATTTTTCAATATTTGTTCCAGATACTGTCGTGCCTAATActgtaaataaagaaaataaaacacaaaaccGGCCCTCTATTTTAGACTCACAGCCACAAGTCACTCTCTCTTATCTCCAACCCAGCACCTCCACCCTCCGTCCGAGCACATGACCGACGGCCTCTCCGGCGATCGAGCTCCGgtaagttctatttctagatcTAGCTAGATCTATCTCTATCTCTCATATCTCTGTATTGTCATAATCGTtctgcacttttttttttctaatccctttttcttcttcttcttcttcttcttcttctacacAGGTATATTGTCTTCttcttgttgttgttgattaattcaaattctaatttcatcttattttgaattcttaaccttttcttatttcctcatttttctttataattaattgaaaaaatatttgtaGTCAATTTGTTAATCAAATCTATTATTGTTCTATTCGTTGGTTGGTATGAATCTGATAACATTATTGGCTTAATTTCATTATTGATTTCATTGTACTATCGTTCCTTCCTGAACTTTTTTCATCTGACTCAGACTTGGAATTACTGTATTGCCCTTTTCTTCCCATGAAACCAACAGGTCAGTTCTTGTTTTTGTCtctttatttggaaattaatggAAGTGGTTGATTtcgtttttgtttttaaaattctgTTGGTTAATTTTAGGATTTCGGtgataattttgagattttcttttgaataaagactcaattttttttttttttacttttgatATCTGTTTGCTTAGTTAATTAGTGATTCAATTTGATTAGTTAATACAATTTTTAATACTAATTCAACCAACCAACCAACCACCAAATCATCTCACTTTATTCACAGTTTCTATATTTGGATATAATTTGTGTTTGTGTGTGGGTGtgggagagagaaagagagaaatataGAGTTGAGTAATAAATGTTGATGAAACTTAAACTTAATTTAAAGTCAAATGGAATTTGAGGTTTGTAGAGTtaattataattcaaaaaattacatattttgaTTGGGTAACATTGAATTTTATCAATGGTCTGATATAGATTTGTTGGGATCAGGTACATCATCATAAGCATCATCATCATTAATCAATTGGTAATCATGTAATTTAGGAGACTGGAAGAAAATTTCAAGGAGGGACTTGAGAGCAGATTCTAGGTCATGCAATAGAAATTTCTCAACCTATTTTCATCGATTGGTACTTCCGTTTTGTCTTCCTTCACTCTGATAATTATGCACGTCACCTGTTTGATGATTTGTAATAAGAATTTATGACATTTTTAGGTACATggatttatttgaaaatatcaCTTTTAGGTACTTTTAGTTGCATTTATATTTGCTTTAGTaacatttgtaaaaaaaaatgtaaaatatacCATGTGAGTAAAAACTACAAATGTCTCCAAGTACTTTTTTGTATCATTTGGAAAAATGTcaccaaaaataattaaatactgtttttaattaatattaattttataataataataattaatataaattaatttttttttaaaagtgtgTTTGAAAGTAAgtgtgtaattactaggtagggtaattactagggtgataattacacagtttagtaattacactatatcttaaaatgcaaggtgtgtttggatatgagatggtaattacatatgaattcctaatatcttgtttggcaaaatagttagaCCGAGCCATCAGTGAGATACCACTCTGGAAGAGCTAGAATTCTAACCTTGTGTCAGGACTTACGGAGGGACAGTCTCAGGTAGACAGTTTCTATGGGGCGTAGGCCTCCCAAAAGGTAACGGAGGCGTGCAAAGGTTTCCTCGGGCCAGACGGAGATTGGCCCTCGAGTGCAAAGGCAGAAGGGAGCTTGACTGCAAGACCCACCCGTCGAGCAGGGACGAAAGTCGGCCTTAGTGATTCGACGGTGCCGAGTGGAATTACATGGGAAATATTTTTTtgtagctaatgtttaatatggaaagtttttagtaattacatagTGTAATTACATCCAATTCTCATGGTCATTagagagtgtaattggaacccctcaattacttccaattacacagtTAGAGTGTAATTACATAGTCAGACAAACAtgccaaattgtgtaattacctctaattatacacaaattcaattacattgtggctttccaaacacaccctaaattaaataattattttaatataattcttatttttttaaacgagaaaaaaatatttctaaaaagtg
This Cannabis sativa cultivar Pink pepper isolate KNU-18-1 chromosome 6, ASM2916894v1, whole genome shotgun sequence DNA region includes the following protein-coding sequences:
- the LOC115695762 gene encoding uncharacterized protein LOC115695762, coding for MEAEYDNNNINTTNPNLYAKVIEPIWLFLSGTFINRQRKVNQTLESTPEQQQNVVHYNDRNPADQVIAIHELGVIPSSVQSTTYPPPPPETEPATTSSSSRSFLRSLSNYIPYFRPFSNRLKIFDGESSVSSVDSEMGQPSTSSSSSSPCIFSDTTGIKNFNCDHHSCTMAKDLDGNGKKEEEEAATRASFINQEWPKFMLGIAVTLLIGLMMLHFSHPEIYDLKKTKPLIMFIGMSFAALWIAILLGSLPLPYPILIIRNIGHSFIFGAFYGIIAIFLWHDPNLFIAPVVTFVVSVAHDTFKFFKF